From a region of the Methanolobus tindarius DSM 2278 genome:
- a CDS encoding PGF-pre-PGF domain-containing protein, translated as MERIDLIKEETKRKKLILQLGLVLILVLLTVISASAAITPAGNGVVTIYGDNTTEHNVPTYLNFTATEDAGDITSLNITCPGDILLSNGSVTLTGFENVSASNITINSNVVTISNGSSIIVPQGTEFSINFSDSDVLFGVNLDNVTYTFNVNTSVTTTNVPIYLTVDGEPSVVPVNYTQSSTTWTKNGTTLMFNASITDDVSGVQNATVDITSINASAGIIDLYNTFSDYWTNNSFMVNAVDGEYNLPVTSYDNASLVNNSVNFTVWVDNTEPTITLNTYGDTATWVSNGTTISLNATVDDGSGSGVMSVSVGGGAINNSLGPVSMTYDGTYWINNTIIVASSSQGAVYVPITATDNVSNVNSTVNFTVWVDNIEPNVIAISPVSTDSWVNNGSVLYLNVSASDPGNSNASNISSVTVDVSSVNSSTTATLSNVGGTDYWINNSLLVFSSAEGSIDLQIGASDNASNVNNSVNLTLKVDNTNPVVSNESVAYTSGFNAVNSSGTVLLNFTATDATSGLNTSAVMINVSNLNNSLTWETMSSAGGNNFTLSVIVDNSSTGTAVVPISVADNATNTNTSQSISVVLDNSGPAVTGITPDGSQWLTNGSTIDINVSSTDIGDAGVQNLMVDVSSANATGTANLANLAGDYWTNSSLTVLTSNEGIINLTVSAYDNLSNLNNSVNLTIKVDNSAPVFTTNESVYPGGMNAINNGGIVTLNVTVTDAYSGVNASTVMVNASGINSSLDWVTMNPANGDNYTLDVIVNTSSSGTVVLPVRAADNLSMWNTSASISVEIDVAEPTVTPVSPVSSMWFKDGDVLDLNVTIIDTGTGVKNATVALNNVNSTITTAILEHAGSNYWVNNSLIVDSSSEGTINLSVVTYDNATNVNNSVNMTINVDNTIPTVSNELAAYPSGLNVVKSGGTVLLNFTATDATSGLNASAVMINVSNLNSSLTWETMSSAGADNFTLSVIVDNSSTGTAVVPVSVADNSTNMNTSQSISVVLDNSEPLVTGITPDGSQWVTNSSSIDLNVSSTDVGSAGMSSVTVDTSDVSAASTAVLANSAGNYWTNSSLTVLTSNEGTINLTVSSYDNISNVNNSVNLTLKVDNSAPVFTNVEAVYLAGMTGVRNGGIVTLNATVTDAYSGLNASTVMVNASNINSSLDWVTMTSAGGDDFTLTVLVNTSSSGTLSLPVKAADNMSLWNTSASISVEVDGTDPAVTAISPTGSQWFKDGDTLDLNTTIVDSGTGVKNATVTLNGVNASTFAILEYAGSNYWINNSLIVDSSSEGTINLTVVAYDNVSNFDNSVNLSIKVDNTEPLVLDAQTEYATGYTAVNNGSTITLNATISDALSGVSSVMSIDNVSSISTSDNVTLTQVSSTDYWKYSNLEIAGAEGTYLLNVTASDEAGNVNSSSSATFEVIIDNTDPVIYNLTLSTESPGSYGESINVSVNVSDAGSGIKSVTAAGTALTDQGSNIWNGTISAGYGANTVTVVATDNASNAVTNTSLSYTGPTAPSSSSSSSSSSDGMSSTTREAFLASRNTYEGAKIVTQDSSGKVLSDPVKVVSVQLTRTEVTGVEVESEVDIEKISVSVQKLDSKPDNIPGSAPGNVHSYLNIEVSELDSENIAGASITFKVEKSWLEENGISTDDVVLSHYTGSAWDQLETSVSSDDGEYVYYVAKTPGFSTFAISTRSDSEAEFVSSGDSTGSDADSGEMESEAADEMPDTEEDKGTPGFGILLGIMGVSMVAALIRQKNRN; from the coding sequence ATGGAGAGGATAGATTTGATAAAGGAAGAAACGAAACGAAAAAAATTAATTTTACAATTAGGACTTGTTCTCATACTTGTCTTACTTACAGTCATCTCTGCAAGCGCTGCCATAACGCCTGCTGGAAACGGGGTGGTGACAATTTATGGTGATAACACAACGGAGCACAATGTTCCCACATATTTGAATTTCACGGCAACGGAAGATGCAGGTGATATCACTTCATTAAACATTACATGTCCTGGTGATATACTTCTTAGTAATGGAAGTGTCACTCTCACAGGTTTTGAGAATGTTTCTGCCAGTAATATAACAATTAATTCAAATGTAGTAACTATTTCTAATGGATCCAGTATTATTGTTCCCCAGGGTACAGAATTTTCTATTAATTTCTCTGACAGCGACGTACTTTTTGGTGTAAATTTAGACAATGTTACTTACACATTTAATGTTAATACAAGTGTAACAACTACAAATGTACCAATCTACCTGACAGTAGATGGTGAACCTTCTGTTGTTCCGGTAAATTATACTCAATCTTCTACTACGTGGACAAAGAACGGAACAACCTTGATGTTCAATGCAAGTATTACAGATGATGTGTCAGGAGTACAGAATGCTACAGTGGATATCACATCCATTAATGCAAGTGCTGGTATAATTGATCTTTACAACACATTCTCAGATTACTGGACTAATAATTCATTCATGGTGAATGCAGTTGATGGTGAATATAATTTGCCTGTAACTTCTTATGACAATGCTTCTCTTGTGAACAATAGTGTGAATTTTACCGTATGGGTCGATAACACAGAACCAACTATCACACTAAACACCTATGGAGACACAGCAACCTGGGTAAGCAACGGAACTACAATTAGTCTGAATGCGACGGTTGATGATGGCTCAGGTTCAGGCGTCATGTCCGTATCAGTAGGAGGAGGAGCAATAAATAATTCTCTTGGGCCTGTTTCAATGACATATGACGGTACATATTGGATCAATAACACTATAATAGTGGCATCAAGTTCCCAGGGAGCTGTATATGTTCCAATAACCGCAACAGATAACGTTAGCAATGTAAACAGTACTGTGAATTTCACCGTATGGGTGGACAACATCGAACCAAATGTTATTGCAATATCACCTGTTTCAACAGATTCATGGGTGAACAACGGTTCGGTTCTATACTTGAATGTGAGTGCTTCCGATCCTGGAAATTCCAATGCAAGTAATATAAGCAGTGTAACAGTCGATGTCTCATCAGTCAATTCAAGCACAACAGCAACCCTTAGCAATGTTGGTGGAACAGATTACTGGATCAATAATTCACTTCTGGTATTCTCATCTGCAGAAGGAAGCATAGACTTGCAGATAGGGGCATCTGACAATGCAAGCAATGTCAACAACAGTGTCAACCTTACACTAAAGGTGGATAACACAAATCCGGTAGTAAGTAATGAATCTGTTGCATATACTTCAGGATTTAATGCTGTGAACAGTAGTGGAACTGTACTATTGAACTTCACAGCAACCGATGCAACTTCAGGTTTGAATACTTCTGCTGTAATGATCAATGTTTCCAACCTTAACAACTCCCTTACCTGGGAAACAATGAGTTCTGCAGGTGGCAACAACTTTACATTATCTGTAATAGTTGACAATTCAAGTACCGGTACTGCAGTTGTTCCTATCAGTGTTGCTGACAACGCAACAAATACGAACACAAGCCAGTCAATCTCTGTTGTTCTGGATAATTCCGGTCCGGCAGTAACAGGTATAACACCAGACGGTTCCCAGTGGCTAACAAACGGTTCAACCATTGATATCAATGTCTCAAGTACAGATATCGGTGATGCAGGAGTGCAGAATCTGATGGTTGATGTTTCATCTGCAAATGCAACCGGAACTGCCAACCTGGCAAACTTAGCAGGTGATTACTGGACAAATTCCTCACTTACGGTTTTGACATCAAATGAAGGAATTATTAACCTTACAGTAAGTGCTTATGACAACCTGAGCAATCTGAATAATAGTGTCAACCTGACAATTAAGGTGGATAATTCTGCACCTGTCTTTACAACCAATGAATCTGTCTATCCGGGTGGAATGAATGCCATCAACAATGGTGGAATTGTAACTCTTAATGTTACAGTAACAGATGCTTATTCTGGTGTGAATGCATCTACTGTAATGGTTAATGCTTCCGGTATTAACAGTTCTCTTGACTGGGTAACAATGAATCCTGCAAACGGAGATAATTATACGTTGGATGTTATCGTCAATACTTCATCATCCGGAACGGTTGTTTTACCGGTAAGGGCAGCTGATAATCTAAGCATGTGGAACACTTCAGCTTCAATTTCTGTTGAGATTGATGTTGCAGAACCAACTGTCACTCCGGTTTCACCAGTTAGTTCCATGTGGTTTAAGGATGGAGATGTTCTTGATCTGAATGTAACTATAATAGATACAGGAACAGGAGTTAAGAACGCAACAGTTGCTTTGAATAATGTAAATTCAACAATCACAACAGCAATTCTTGAACATGCAGGAAGCAATTACTGGGTCAACAATTCACTAATAGTTGATTCTTCTTCAGAGGGCACCATAAATCTTTCAGTGGTAACCTATGACAATGCAACAAATGTCAATAATTCTGTGAATATGACCATCAATGTGGATAACACAATTCCGACAGTAAGCAATGAATTGGCTGCATATCCTTCCGGACTCAATGTTGTAAAAAGCGGTGGAACAGTACTACTTAACTTCACTGCAACCGACGCAACTTCAGGCCTGAATGCTTCTGCTGTAATGATCAACGTTTCCAACCTTAACAGTTCACTTACCTGGGAAACAATGAGCTCTGCAGGCGCCGATAACTTCACATTATCCGTGATTGTCGACAATTCAAGCACAGGTACTGCAGTTGTTCCTGTCAGTGTTGCTGACAACTCAACAAATATGAACACCAGTCAGTCAATCTCTGTAGTTCTGGATAATTCAGAACCTCTTGTAACAGGAATTACACCTGATGGTTCACAGTGGGTTACAAACAGTTCAAGCATTGATCTTAACGTATCCAGCACCGATGTCGGATCTGCAGGTATGAGCAGTGTGACAGTAGATACTTCAGATGTATCAGCTGCAAGTACTGCTGTTCTGGCAAACTCTGCAGGGAACTACTGGACAAATTCCTCACTTACGGTTTTGACATCAAATGAAGGAACTATTAATCTTACAGTCAGTTCTTACGACAACATTAGCAATGTCAATAACAGTGTCAACCTGACATTGAAAGTTGATAATTCAGCTCCTGTATTCACTAATGTTGAAGCTGTTTATCTGGCTGGCATGACCGGAGTCAGGAATGGAGGAATTGTAACTCTCAATGCAACTGTTACGGATGCCTACTCAGGTTTGAATGCATCTACAGTAATGGTTAATGCTTCCAATATCAACAGTTCTCTTGACTGGGTAACAATGACTTCAGCAGGTGGGGATGACTTTACACTGACAGTGCTTGTCAATACTTCTTCATCAGGAACATTAAGCCTGCCAGTGAAAGCAGCTGATAACATGAGTCTGTGGAACACTTCAGCTTCCATTTCTGTTGAAGTAGATGGTACTGATCCTGCTGTAACAGCAATTTCACCAACAGGTTCCCAGTGGTTCAAGGATGGTGACACTCTTGACCTGAACACTACAATTGTTGATTCAGGAACCGGAGTTAAGAATGCTACAGTCACTTTGAATGGTGTCAATGCTTCTACCTTCGCAATCCTGGAGTATGCAGGAAGCAATTACTGGATCAATAACTCACTGATAGTTGATTCTTCTTCAGAAGGAACAATTAACCTTACAGTTGTAGCTTATGACAACGTAAGCAATTTTGACAATTCAGTGAATCTCAGTATCAAGGTGGATAATACCGAACCGCTTGTTCTTGATGCCCAGACTGAGTATGCAACTGGTTACACAGCAGTTAACAATGGTTCTACTATTACACTCAATGCAACAATCTCTGATGCACTTTCAGGTGTTTCAAGTGTGATGTCCATTGATAATGTAAGCAGTATAAGTACATCTGATAATGTGACACTGACTCAGGTTTCATCAACAGATTACTGGAAGTACAGCAATCTTGAGATTGCCGGAGCTGAAGGAACATATCTGCTTAATGTCACAGCAAGTGATGAGGCAGGTAATGTCAACAGCAGTTCATCAGCAACCTTTGAGGTTATCATTGACAATACTGATCCTGTTATCTATAACCTGACACTGAGCACAGAAAGTCCGGGTTCTTATGGTGAGAGCATTAATGTCAGTGTGAACGTATCTGATGCCGGAAGCGGTATAAAGAGCGTCACAGCAGCAGGAACTGCACTTACGGATCAGGGCAGCAACATATGGAACGGAACAATCTCTGCAGGATATGGTGCAAATACTGTTACAGTGGTTGCAACAGATAATGCAAGCAATGCAGTAACCAATACAAGTCTTTCATACACTGGTCCAACTGCTCCAAGTTCCAGCTCAAGTTCCAGTAGTAGCTCTGATGGTATGTCCTCAACAACACGTGAGGCTTTCCTCGCATCAAGGAACACTTACGAAGGAGCAAAGATTGTAACTCAGGACTCTTCCGGAAAGGTTCTTTCTGATCCTGTTAAGGTTGTTTCTGTACAACTTACAAGGACTGAAGTTACAGGTGTGGAAGTTGAATCTGAAGTCGATATTGAAAAGATATCTGTTTCAGTCCAGAAACTTGATTCCAAGCCGGACAATATTCCAGGTTCTGCACCGGGTAATGTCCATAGCTATCTTAACATCGAAGTAAGCGAACTTGATTCGGAAAACATTGCCGGAGCCAGCATTACTTTCAAGGTAGAGAAATCATGGCTTGAGGAGAATGGAATCTCAACAGATGATGTTGTACTTTCACATTACACCGGAAGTGCATGGGATCAGCTTGAGACCTCTGTTTCAAGTGATGACGGAGAGTATGTGTATTATGTTGCTAAGACACCAGGTTTCTCCACATTTGCAATAAGCACCCGCTCTGATTCTGAAGCTGAATTTGTTTCTTCAGGAGATTCAACAGGGTCAGATG
- the ribB gene encoding 3,4-dihydroxy-2-butanone-4-phosphate synthase: MVSNTDSIENYSTNIQKAIKALQRGEMILLFDLEGREAETDFTIAANAVTPEYVRWMRKDAGGLICVALDSEASEELGLPFMADIVREANQCSTALHKIVEKGGDLKYDSRSSFSIWVNHRDTRTGIPDNDRALTINKLGEIVEKTLNGEEIHFGSEFRTPGHVATLRAAKGLVHERMGQTELSIALAKIAGITPAMVVCEMLDDETGRALEKGDAKQYGKDNDLVFVEGEEVVEAYDIWLKSQ; the protein is encoded by the coding sequence ATGGTTTCAAATACTGATTCAATTGAAAATTACAGTACGAATATACAGAAAGCAATCAAGGCTCTCCAGAGAGGTGAGATGATCCTTCTTTTCGATCTTGAAGGCCGTGAGGCTGAAACCGACTTTACCATTGCTGCAAATGCCGTTACACCTGAATATGTCAGGTGGATGCGAAAAGATGCAGGCGGACTCATCTGTGTTGCTCTTGACTCCGAAGCATCAGAAGAACTTGGTCTTCCATTCATGGCAGATATTGTAAGAGAAGCCAACCAGTGCAGCACAGCACTTCACAAGATTGTGGAAAAAGGTGGAGACTTAAAATACGATTCACGTTCATCGTTTTCCATCTGGGTTAATCACCGGGATACCCGAACCGGAATTCCTGACAATGACAGGGCACTGACAATCAACAAACTTGGTGAAATCGTTGAAAAGACACTCAATGGTGAAGAAATTCATTTCGGCAGCGAATTCAGAACTCCTGGTCACGTTGCAACCCTGCGTGCCGCAAAGGGACTTGTCCATGAACGCATGGGCCAGACAGAACTCTCCATTGCCCTTGCAAAAATTGCCGGAATAACTCCTGCGATGGTCGTCTGTGAAATGCTGGACGATGAAACCGGAAGAGCTCTTGAAAAAGGAGACGCAAAGCAGTATGGTAAGGACAACGACCTTGTCTTTGTTGAAGGTGAGGAAGTTGTTGAGGCTTATGATATCTGGCTGAAGTCTCAATAA
- a CDS encoding winged helix-turn-helix domain-containing protein/riboflavin kinase, which yields MYTTKSLKKLALLGAIGKPLKISSTEFMHHISASSKTAARVLKQLEDDGYISRQLVAGGQLVHLTETGVLLLKNEYADYQQIFCKDYADLQLYGEVITGLGEGQYYIAKDGYMSQFRDKLDFKPFPGTLNVRLNDESAQIRDNMDFMEPLIIQGFNDGERSFGGGKCYPIEIEGIKSAIIIPDRTHYPADLLEIIAPLKLREALKLNDGDEVKIVVKNPQKCK from the coding sequence ATGTATACAACAAAGTCCCTTAAGAAACTGGCACTACTCGGTGCAATTGGTAAGCCTCTGAAGATATCTTCAACAGAGTTTATGCACCACATATCCGCCAGTTCCAAGACAGCTGCAAGGGTCCTCAAGCAGCTTGAGGACGATGGTTACATCTCAAGACAACTCGTAGCAGGTGGTCAGTTGGTTCACCTCACAGAAACAGGTGTCCTCCTTCTCAAAAACGAGTATGCAGACTATCAGCAGATATTCTGTAAGGACTATGCTGACCTTCAACTCTACGGCGAGGTCATAACGGGTCTTGGAGAAGGCCAGTACTACATTGCAAAAGACGGTTACATGTCCCAGTTCAGGGACAAACTGGATTTCAAGCCATTCCCGGGAACACTAAATGTGCGTCTCAATGATGAGAGTGCTCAGATACGTGACAATATGGACTTCATGGAACCACTAATAATCCAGGGTTTCAATGATGGGGAACGCAGCTTTGGTGGTGGAAAATGCTATCCTATTGAGATAGAGGGAATCAAAAGTGCCATCATCATACCGGACAGGACACACTATCCGGCGGATCTCCTTGAGATAATCGCACCATTAAAGCTTCGTGAAGCTCTAAAGTTGAATGATGGTGACGAAGTAAAAATAGTGGTTAAAAACCCGCAAAAATGTAAGTGA
- a CDS encoding RDD family protein — protein MYSYCPECEDKNENSATECKNCDHELRIDSSLEPDLSLYAGFGRRAVAFIIDEVLLTLIGFMIIAFIAPIVCDITPPYYELYKDLFNWIDVLFYAIDIVLTLFYFAMMESSAGQATFGKDVMGIIVTDLEGNRISFTKAFMRHISKLITTAFFGIGYLTIIFSKKRQGLYDMIVGTVVVYR, from the coding sequence ATGTATAGCTATTGTCCTGAATGTGAAGACAAAAATGAAAATTCTGCAACTGAGTGCAAAAACTGCGACCATGAACTAAGAATAGATTCTTCACTGGAACCTGATTTATCATTGTATGCAGGTTTTGGGAGAAGGGCTGTGGCTTTTATTATAGACGAGGTTTTATTGACACTTATTGGTTTCATGATTATTGCTTTTATTGCACCTATTGTATGTGACATAACTCCTCCTTATTATGAATTATATAAGGACTTGTTTAACTGGATCGACGTATTGTTTTATGCAATTGATATTGTTCTTACTTTGTTCTATTTTGCGATGATGGAAAGTTCAGCCGGCCAAGCCACTTTTGGAAAAGATGTAATGGGCATTATAGTGACGGACCTGGAAGGAAATAGGATATCTTTTACAAAAGCCTTCATGAGACATATTAGTAAATTAATTACAACGGCCTTTTTTGGAATTGGATACCTGACAATCATCTTCTCCAAAAAGAGACAGGGACTCTATGATATGATAGTTGGAACGGTGGTTGTGTACAGATGA
- a CDS encoding nucleotidyltransferase family protein, which translates to MKMPAKKDIETYRKKLHEMLPELEENYNVSYIGLFGSYVRGEHTPQSDLDVLVEFSKTPTIFRFVHLENYLSDCLGIKVDLVMKNALKPNIGKCILNEVEAV; encoded by the coding sequence ATGAAAATGCCAGCCAAAAAGGATATTGAAACTTACAGGAAAAAGCTCCATGAAATGCTGCCGGAGCTTGAGGAAAACTATAATGTAAGTTACATAGGACTTTTCGGTTCCTATGTACGTGGAGAGCACACTCCGCAAAGTGACCTTGATGTGCTGGTGGAGTTTAGCAAAACCCCAACAATTTTCAGGTTTGTTCATCTTGAGAACTATCTTTCAGATTGCCTTGGAATTAAGGTCGATCTTGTAATGAAAAATGCACTAAAGCCGAATATCGGGAAGTGCATACTGAATGAAGTTGAAGCTGTTTGA